In Acanthopagrus latus isolate v.2019 chromosome 17, fAcaLat1.1, whole genome shotgun sequence, the following are encoded in one genomic region:
- the LOC119005779 gene encoding dynein heavy chain 11, axonemal isoform X6, giving the protein MELTTQQNHFKIELKRLEDHLLNRLSAAHGNFLGDISLVEQLENTKNTAAHIQCKVVEARENETKINEARELYRPAAERASVLFFIISDLSKINLMYQFSLKTFNSVFNKAMECAEWDEDVKTRVLTLTEAITYSVFLYTSQGLFERDKLTFLSHTAFQILLKQGMIDDQEFDFLLRFPVEASRVSPVSFLSPHAWGAIKTISTMEDFSGLDRDVESSPKRWRKIIESRCPEKERLPQDWKNKSSLQKLIILRALRPDRLTYTLRNFVEESMGSKYVEPARLEFDKLYEDSGSSTHVFFILSPGVDPLKDVEKLGLKLGFSIEHGTLHNVSLGQGQEKVAERVLNNASKLGHWVILQNVHLVARWLPSLDAVLETAAVDSHPDYRVFITGEPAPTPEQHVIPRGILENAIKITNEPPTGMSASLHAALNNFSQDTLDMCSREQEFNSMFFSLCFFHACVTERRKFGPQGWNHKYPFSTGDLTISANVLYNYLEANTKSMQVPWEDLCYLFGEIMYGGHITDDWDRRLCKTYLEEFMHPKMFEGELFLCPGFLAPPFMDYGGYHSYIDEHLPSENPTLYGLHPNAELECLAVTSDNLLRTLMELQPQDSSRGEGAAQSSEEKVKSIIEDILEKLPEEYNMAEIISKTTKRSPYILVCFQECERMNLLLTEIRRSLNELDLGLKGELTMSYNMENLQSALFTDSVPDSWARLAYPSTKSLAQWFSDLMSSCRELDSWTQDLVLPAVVWLSGLFNPQSFLTAVLQSIARKNQWPLDKMTLTVDVTKKTKDDFGHPPREGAYIHGLFMEGARWDTQSGLITEAVLRDLTPAMPVLYVRAVPAEEQELKSTYECPVYRTKQRGPTYVWTLHLRTKQPPAKWIVAGVVLLLSV; this is encoded by the exons ATGGAGCTGACCACGCAGCAGAACCACTTCAAGATTGAGCTCAAGCGGCTAGAGGACCACCTGTTGAATCGGCTCTCTGCAGCCCATGGTAATTTTCTGGGGGATATTTCTCTGGTGGAGCAGCTTGAAAACACCAAGAACACAGCCGCTCACATTCAGTGCAAG GTGGTGGAGGCCAGAGAGAATGAGACAAAGATCAACGAGGCTCGAGAGCTATACCGCCCAGCAGCTGAGAGAGCGTCAgtcctcttcttcatcatcagtgaCCTCAGCAAGATTAACCTCATGTACCAGTTTTCTCTCAAG ACCTTTAACTCTGTGTTTAACAAAGCAATGGAGTGTGCAGAATGGGATGAGGACGTGAAGACCCGGGTGCTCACCCTCACTGAGGCCATCACCTATTCTGTATTCCTGTACACCAGCCAGGGCCTGTTTGAGAGAGACAAGTTAACCTTCTTGTCACACACTGCCTTCCAG ATATTGCTCAAGCAGGGCATGATTGATGATCAGGAGTTTGACTTCCTGCTGCGTTTCCCTGTGGAAGCTAGCAGAGTTAGTCCTGTGTCCTTCCTCTCTCCACATGCCTGGGGAGCCATCAAG ACCATTTCTACAATGGAAGACTTCAGTGGACTCGACAGAGACGTGGAGAGCTCACCAAAGCGTTGGAGGAAGATCATAGAATCCAGGTGTCCGGAAAAGGAGAGACTCCCCCAGGACTGGAAGAATAAAAGTTCCCTCCAGAAACTCATCATCCTGCGAGCACTTCGCCCTGACAGGCTGACCTACACACTGAG GAACTTTGTGGAGGAAAGCATGGGGTCAAAATATGTCGAGCCTGCCAGGCTGGAATTTGACAAGCTGTATGAGGATAGTGGCTCTTCAACCCATGTGTTCTTCATCCTATCACCTGGAGTGGATCCACTTAAAGATGTAGAGAAGCTAG GACTGAAGCTTGGATTTTCCATCGAGCATGGCACTTTGCACAATGTATCCCTGGGACAGGGGCAGGAGAAAGTCGCTGAGAGGGTTCTGAACAATGCATCGAAACTGGGACACTGGGTTATTCTGCAG AATGTACATCTGGTGGCTCGCTGGTTGCCTTCTCTGGACGCTGTTCTGGAGACGGCAGCAGTGGACAGTCACCCAGACTACAGGGTTTTCATCACCGGAGAACCAGCACCAACCCCAGAGCAGCACGTCATCCCCAGGGGCATACTGGAGAATGCCATCAAAATCACCAATGAGCCCCCCACTGGCATGAGCGCCAGCCTGCATGCAGCCCTCAACAACTTCAGTCaa gacACACTGGATATGTGTTCCAGAGAGCAGGAGTTCAACTCCATgttcttctccctctgcttttTTCATGCCTGTGTCACAGAGCGCCGTAAATTTGGTCCCCAGGGGTGGAACCATAAGTACCCCTTCAGCACTGGAGACCTCACCATCTCAGCCAACGTCTTGTACAACTACTTGGAGGCCAACaccaaa TCCATGCAGGTGCCCTGGGAGGACTTGTGTTACCTTTTCGGGGAGATCATGTATGGAGGACACATCACTGATGACTGGGATAGAAGACTGTGTAAGACCTATCTAGAAGAGTTCATGCACCCAAAAATG TTTGAAGGCGAGCTCTTCCTGTGCCCTGGATTTCTGGCCCCTCCATTCATGGATTACGGTGGTTACCACAGTTATATAGACGAACACCTCCCATCCGAGAACCCCACTCTGTATGGTCTACATCCAAATGCTGAGCTGGAGTGCCTCGCCGTCACCTCAGACAACCTCTTAAGGACTCTGATGGAACTGCAGCCCCAGGACTCCTCCAGAGGAGAGGGTgcagctcagagctcagaggagaAG GTCAAGTCCATCATTGAGGATATCCTTGAGAAGCTTCCTGAGGAGTATAACATGGCAGAGATAATATCAAAGACAACAAAGCGAAGCCCCTACATTTTAGTCTGTTTCCAGGAGTGTGAGCGCATGAATCTTCTGCTGACAGAAATAAGGAGGTCCCTTAATGAGCTGGATCTTGGCCTGAAG GGAGAACTGACCATGTCCTACAATATGGAGAATCTGCAGTCAGCACTGTTCACTGACTCTGTCCCAGATTCCTGGGCCAGACTGGCTTATCCCTCCACTAAATCGCTGGCACAGTG GTTTAGTGATCTAATGAGTAGCTGTCGAGAGCTGGACAGCTGGACTCAGGACTTGGTTCTTCCTGCAGTTGTTTGGCTCTCAGGACTCTTCAACCCACAGTCTTTCCTCACCG ctgtgctgcagagcATTGCTCGCAAGAATCAGTGGCCCCTGGACAAGATGACTCTGACTGTGGATGTAACAAAGAAGACGAAAGATGACTTTGGGCATCCACCTAGGGAGGGGGCCTACATCCATGGACTCTTCATGGAAG GAGCGCGCTGGGACACCCAGTCTGGACTCATCACTGAGGCAGTTTTGAGGGATTTGACCCCCGCCATGCCAGTGCTGTACGTTAGAGCCGTtccagcagaggagcaggagctcAAGAGTACTTACGAGTGTCCGGTATACCGCACGAAGCAGCGCGGGCCCACGTATGTGTGGACCCTCCACCTCCGGACCAAACAGCCTCCTGCCAAGTGGATTGTAGCTGgagtggtgctgctgctgtctgtgtga